A window of Oceanotoga teriensis contains these coding sequences:
- the purB gene encoding adenylosuccinate lyase, which yields MIERYALSPIKDIWGLKQQYERWLEVELAVIEAFEDFNQAPKGTSEKIRKKASIDVEKILEIEKVVDHDVIAFIKGVTDEMGDEARYFHKGLTSSDIVDTSWALAMKRAGEMIIREYEKFIDVLKKKALMYKNTITVGRTHGIHAEPTSFGLKLLSFLAESERNMERLKKSIYQVSQGKLSGAVGNYANISPEVEKVALEKLGLRATKVSTQIVPRDIHAEFLNALSFLGSGLERLATEIRHLQKTEVLEVQEPFKKGQRGSSAMPHKKNPIICERITGMARMLRSYTITGYENIVLWHERDISHSSAERVFIPDACMTAYYITNKAIYLIKNLVVNEDRMLETFERSYNLVYSQRVLLGLIEKGMSRENAYKLVQKNALYAWENRKDFKQVIKEESEINTKMNSDEINELFSNNYFLRNIEEIYKRFDF from the coding sequence ATGATTGAAAGATATGCGCTATCTCCAATAAAAGATATTTGGGGATTAAAGCAGCAATATGAAAGATGGTTAGAAGTTGAACTTGCAGTTATTGAAGCATTTGAAGATTTTAATCAAGCACCAAAAGGAACTTCAGAAAAAATAAGAAAAAAAGCTTCGATAGATGTAGAAAAAATTCTTGAGATTGAAAAAGTAGTAGATCATGATGTAATTGCTTTTATAAAAGGAGTTACTGATGAAATGGGAGATGAAGCAAGATATTTTCATAAAGGACTTACTTCATCTGATATTGTTGATACTTCTTGGGCATTAGCCATGAAAAGAGCAGGCGAAATGATAATTCGTGAATATGAAAAGTTTATAGATGTACTCAAAAAAAAAGCTTTGATGTACAAAAATACTATTACAGTTGGAAGAACTCATGGTATTCATGCTGAACCTACATCTTTTGGATTAAAATTACTTTCATTTTTAGCAGAATCCGAAAGAAATATGGAAAGGTTAAAAAAATCAATATATCAAGTATCACAAGGTAAATTGAGTGGAGCGGTTGGAAATTACGCTAATATATCTCCTGAGGTAGAAAAAGTAGCTCTTGAAAAACTTGGATTAAGAGCAACCAAAGTTTCTACACAAATTGTTCCAAGGGATATACATGCAGAATTTTTAAACGCTCTTTCTTTTTTAGGAAGTGGATTAGAGAGATTAGCAACTGAAATAAGACATTTACAGAAGACAGAAGTTTTAGAAGTTCAAGAACCATTTAAAAAAGGGCAAAGAGGTTCTTCAGCTATGCCACATAAAAAAAATCCTATAATATGTGAAAGAATAACAGGAATGGCAAGAATGTTAAGATCATATACAATAACTGGTTATGAAAATATAGTTTTGTGGCATGAAAGAGATATTTCTCATTCATCGGCAGAAAGAGTATTTATTCCAGATGCATGTATGACCGCATATTATATAACAAATAAGGCAATATACTTGATAAAAAATTTAGTTGTAAATGAAGATAGAATGTTAGAAACATTTGAACGTTCATATAATCTTGTATATTCTCAAAGAGTCCTTTTAGGGTTAATAGAAAAAGGAATGTCAAGAGAAAATGCTTATAAACTTGTTCAAAAAAATGCTTTATATGCTTGGGAAAATAGAAAAGATTTTAAACAAGTGATAAAAGAGGAATCTGAAATAAATACAAAAATGAATTCAGATGAAATAAATGAATTATTTTCAAATAATTACTTCTTAAGAAATATAGAAGAAATATATAAAAGATTTGATTTTTAG
- a CDS encoding adenylosuccinate synthase, with protein MKKVAIVGSQWGDEGKGKVVNYFSSDFEWIVRFSGGSNAGHTIYHKGKKYVNHLLPSIVPDSDSKGFLGAGMVIDLEQLIKELNVLENDFPGISSKFYIDLEAFIVLPWHKEEDELIESMRREPIGTTKRGIGPAYTDKVSREGIKLYHIFDDEVLKSRLEDIYYLKNNIYSGRIKNNAKDTYEYLLKQREDLKKLKVNYASAVEMGNVFRSTSVLFEGAQGVLLDLDFGTYPFVTSGACMAHGVSSVGFSTFELDEVYGVLKAYTTRVGEGPFPTELFGEEADKMRKLGNEFGATTGRPRRVGWLDLPAMRYAKIRSGLTSIVITKADVLNGYDKIKVCTSYEVDGEVKDIPSSSADFFKAKPIYEELDGWQNTNEVNFLKYMTYIEENTGIKIDYISYGPKTEEMCSKNSLILDM; from the coding sequence ATGAAAAAAGTAGCTATAGTAGGATCGCAATGGGGCGATGAAGGAAAAGGAAAGGTAGTAAATTATTTTTCATCAGATTTTGAATGGATAGTGAGATTTTCAGGTGGTTCGAATGCAGGACATACTATATATCATAAAGGTAAGAAATATGTAAATCATCTTTTACCTTCAATAGTTCCTGACTCTGATTCTAAAGGTTTTTTAGGTGCAGGAATGGTTATAGATCTTGAACAACTAATAAAAGAATTAAATGTTCTTGAAAATGATTTTCCAGGGATATCTTCAAAATTTTATATAGATCTTGAAGCTTTTATAGTTTTACCTTGGCATAAAGAAGAAGACGAATTAATTGAAAGTATGAGAAGAGAACCTATAGGAACTACAAAGAGAGGAATAGGTCCTGCATATACAGATAAAGTATCAAGAGAGGGTATAAAATTATATCATATATTTGATGATGAGGTTTTAAAATCCAGACTTGAAGATATATACTATCTCAAAAATAATATTTATTCTGGAAGAATAAAAAATAATGCAAAAGATACATATGAATATCTTTTAAAACAAAGAGAAGATTTAAAGAAATTAAAAGTAAATTATGCAAGTGCAGTTGAAATGGGAAATGTTTTTAGAAGTACATCAGTATTATTCGAAGGCGCACAGGGAGTTCTTCTCGATCTTGATTTTGGTACATATCCTTTTGTAACTTCAGGAGCTTGTATGGCCCATGGAGTTTCATCTGTTGGTTTTTCAACATTTGAACTTGATGAAGTATACGGCGTTTTAAAAGCTTATACTACAAGAGTGGGAGAAGGTCCATTTCCAACAGAATTATTTGGTGAAGAAGCAGATAAGATGAGAAAGCTTGGAAATGAATTTGGAGCTACTACTGGTAGACCAAGAAGAGTAGGATGGTTGGACTTACCGGCTATGAGATATGCGAAAATAAGATCAGGATTAACTTCTATTGTAATTACAAAGGCTGATGTATTAAATGGATATGACAAAATAAAAGTTTGTACATCTTATGAAGTTGATGGAGAAGTGAAAGATATACCTTCATCTTCGGCTGATTTTTTTAAGGCAAAACCAATTTATGAAGAACTTGACGGTTGGCAAAATACAAATGAGGTTAATTTTTTGAAATATATGACTTATATTGAAGAAAACACAGGTATAAAAATTGATTATATATCTTATGGTCCAAAAACAGAGGAAATGTGTTCAAAAAATAGTTTAATTCTTGATATGTAA
- a CDS encoding SoxR reducing system RseC family protein: protein MTEMMTVIDMDSNYVYLNTNRAGECSECSLHGACNITGTPDLKLRALKNKSVNLKEGDIVLVELPKVSVSKLSFLVYGIPLIIFMAISIILNIIGFSDILSFLIGFSTMLLTYVIIGIYDKKKLKDKYLPKIIEKKDIILPEK from the coding sequence ATGACTGAAATGATGACTGTTATAGATATGGATTCAAATTATGTTTATTTAAATACCAATAGAGCAGGCGAATGTTCTGAATGTTCTTTGCACGGAGCTTGTAATATAACTGGAACTCCAGATTTGAAATTAAGAGCATTAAAAAACAAATCTGTGAATTTAAAAGAAGGAGATATTGTTTTAGTTGAACTACCAAAAGTTTCTGTTTCAAAATTATCTTTTTTGGTATATGGAATACCTTTGATAATATTTATGGCAATATCTATAATATTAAATATTATAGGTTTTTCAGATATATTGTCTTTCTTGATAGGGTTTTCTACAATGCTCTTGACTTATGTGATAATAGGAATATATGATAAGAAAAAATTAAAGGATAAATATTTACCTAAAATAATTGAAAAAAAAGACATAATATTACCTGAAAAATAA
- a CDS encoding Glu/Leu/Phe/Val family dehydrogenase — protein sequence MSLYENAVRQFNKAADIMDLNQDMRDVLIHPKRELTVNFPVRMDDGSVKVFTGHRVQHNVARGPAKGGIRFHPNVDLDEVKALAFWMTWKAAVVDIPYGGGKGGITVDPRNLSDGELERLSRRFFSEIQIIIGEDKDIPAPDVNTNGQVMAWFMDTYSMNVGHTALGIVTGKPLEIGGSLGRTEATGRGVRICIEEGANYLRKNGKCNKENKDIKVAIHGYGNVASYAAILTVEEVGMKVVAICDITGGLYKEEGFSAEELKDLQEKVLSRKAGICDVHDGKYKVITNEELISLDVDILAPAAMENTITAANADNVKAKLIVEGANGPITPEADEILLEKGVFIVPDFLANAGGVTVSYFEWVQGLQWNFWELEDVRKALHRKMKKAFYDVIDTMEKYKIDMRSAAYVIAIERVATATKLRGIYP from the coding sequence ATGAGCCTTTATGAAAATGCTGTAAGACAATTTAATAAAGCAGCGGACATCATGGATTTAAATCAGGATATGAGAGATGTTTTAATTCATCCAAAGAGAGAATTAACAGTTAATTTCCCAGTTAGAATGGATGATGGATCTGTAAAAGTATTTACAGGTCATAGAGTACAGCACAATGTTGCAAGAGGACCAGCAAAAGGTGGTATAAGATTCCATCCAAATGTTGATCTTGATGAAGTAAAAGCACTTGCTTTTTGGATGACTTGGAAAGCAGCCGTAGTTGATATACCATATGGTGGAGGAAAAGGTGGAATTACAGTAGATCCAAGAAATTTATCAGATGGTGAACTTGAAAGATTATCAAGAAGATTCTTTTCCGAAATTCAGATAATAATAGGGGAAGATAAGGATATTCCAGCACCAGATGTTAATACAAATGGTCAGGTAATGGCATGGTTTATGGATACATATTCTATGAATGTAGGACATACTGCTTTAGGAATAGTTACAGGTAAACCTTTAGAAATTGGAGGTTCACTCGGAAGAACTGAAGCAACTGGAAGAGGTGTTAGAATATGTATTGAAGAAGGAGCAAATTATTTAAGAAAAAATGGAAAATGTAATAAAGAAAACAAAGATATAAAAGTAGCAATTCATGGTTATGGAAATGTTGCATCATACGCAGCCATTTTAACTGTAGAAGAAGTTGGAATGAAAGTTGTTGCAATATGTGATATAACAGGTGGTTTATATAAAGAAGAAGGATTCTCAGCAGAAGAATTAAAAGATTTACAAGAAAAAGTTCTTTCAAGAAAAGCAGGAATATGTGATGTACATGATGGAAAATATAAAGTAATAACTAATGAAGAATTAATTTCTTTAGACGTAGATATATTGGCTCCAGCTGCTATGGAAAATACCATTACAGCTGCAAATGCAGATAATGTTAAAGCTAAATTAATAGTTGAAGGAGCTAATGGACCAATAACTCCAGAAGCTGATGAAATATTGTTAGAAAAAGGTGTATTTATAGTACCAGATTTCCTTGCGAATGCAGGAGGAGTTACAGTATCTTACTTTGAATGGGTTCAGGGATTACAATGGAATTTCTGGGAATTAGAAGATGTTAGAAAAGCTTTACATAGAAAAATGAAAAAGGCTTTTTATGATGTCATAGATACAATGGAAAAATATAAAATAGATATGAGATCTGCAGCTTATGTTATAGCAATTGAGAGAGTTGCTACAGCGACAAAATTGAGAGGAATATATCCTTGA
- a CDS encoding RNA polymerase sigma factor yields MNENKFIQLLKKGDEKAFETLYNEYASKIYGLLRSYLKEDEIEDALQDVYVRIYRGIKGFKQRSKLSTWIYKITVNTAKNYLKKQKKNYLSLDFNLEKNKFTSKENVEKDVFDEIDYEFILNSIEKLPPLDKTIIKLRDIEGLSYYEISKIIDKPVGTVKSRLHYSRKKLQKIIEEDQNEGNG; encoded by the coding sequence ATGAATGAAAATAAATTTATACAACTTTTAAAAAAAGGCGATGAAAAAGCATTTGAGACATTGTATAATGAATATGCATCTAAAATATATGGTCTTTTAAGAAGTTATTTAAAAGAAGATGAAATTGAAGATGCACTTCAAGATGTTTATGTTAGAATATATAGAGGTATAAAAGGATTTAAACAAAGATCTAAACTTTCAACTTGGATATACAAAATAACAGTTAATACGGCTAAAAATTATTTAAAAAAACAAAAAAAGAATTATTTGTCACTTGATTTTAATTTAGAAAAAAATAAATTTACTTCTAAAGAAAATGTTGAAAAAGATGTTTTTGATGAAATTGATTATGAATTTATATTAAATTCTATAGAAAAATTACCACCTTTGGATAAAACTATAATAAAACTTAGAGATATAGAGGGATTATCATATTATGAAATATCAAAAATAATTGATAAACCTGTTGGTACTGTTAAAAGTAGACTTCATTATTCAAGAAAAAAACTCCAAAAAATAATAGAGGAGGATCAAAATGAAGGAAATGGATAA
- a CDS encoding ABC transporter ATP-binding protein produces MDKKQPLLEVNDLKKYFPVRAGVFKRVVNNVKAVDDVSFNVYPGETLGLVGESGCGKSTTGMSILRLYDPTEGRISLEGQDTTTWFMKNNQANKYINEYYVKRFEKLKMELKTEDEVIKKLESKVDINNAEIYFKEGFHGLKKLHRDNLKEKRKIFRKDTQIIFQDPYSSLNPRMRIKNIISEGVTTHNLAKGKDVSNIVTDLLEKVGLSKDYIYRYPHQFSGGQRQRIGIARALALNPKIIVADESVSALDVSVQSQVINLMDDLRKEFDLTYIFIAHDLAVVKHISDRIAVMYLGKIAELTTKKELFSKPLHPYTVSLMSAIPVPDPEHKKKRIILQGDVPSPLNPPSGCRFHTRCPIAKDICKKEEPKLIEKEPGHFVSCHFSGEFNG; encoded by the coding sequence ATGGATAAAAAACAGCCCTTATTAGAAGTTAATGATTTAAAAAAATACTTTCCTGTTAGAGCAGGTGTATTTAAAAGAGTTGTAAACAATGTTAAAGCTGTTGATGATGTTAGCTTTAATGTATATCCCGGAGAAACTTTGGGTTTAGTTGGTGAATCTGGTTGTGGTAAGAGTACCACTGGAATGTCTATTTTAAGACTATATGATCCCACAGAAGGAAGAATAAGTCTTGAAGGACAAGATACAACAACATGGTTCATGAAAAATAATCAAGCAAATAAGTATATTAACGAATATTATGTAAAAAGATTTGAAAAATTAAAAATGGAATTAAAAACAGAGGATGAAGTTATAAAAAAATTAGAATCGAAAGTTGATATTAATAATGCAGAGATATATTTCAAAGAAGGGTTTCATGGATTAAAAAAATTACATAGAGATAATTTAAAAGAAAAAAGAAAAATATTCAGAAAAGATACACAAATCATATTTCAAGATCCTTATTCTTCATTAAATCCAAGGATGAGAATAAAAAATATAATAAGTGAAGGTGTTACAACACATAATCTTGCGAAAGGTAAAGATGTATCAAATATAGTAACAGATCTTCTTGAGAAAGTAGGTTTATCCAAAGATTATATATATAGATATCCACATCAATTTTCTGGTGGACAAAGGCAAAGAATAGGAATAGCAAGAGCTTTAGCATTGAATCCTAAGATAATAGTAGCCGATGAATCGGTTTCCGCTTTAGATGTTTCTGTTCAATCTCAAGTAATAAATCTTATGGATGATTTAAGAAAAGAATTTGATTTAACTTATATATTTATAGCTCATGATTTAGCGGTAGTAAAACATATATCAGATAGAATTGCTGTAATGTACCTTGGAAAAATAGCAGAGTTGACAACTAAAAAAGAACTATTTTCTAAGCCATTACATCCATATACGGTATCTTTAATGTCAGCTATTCCAGTACCTGATCCAGAACATAAAAAGAAAAGAATAATTTTACAAGGTGATGTACCGAGTCCTCTAAATCCACCTTCTGGATGTAGATTTCATACCAGATGTCCTATAGCAAAAGACATATGTAAAAAAGAAGAACCAAAATTAATAGAAAAAGAACCAGGACATTTTGTTTCATGTCATTTTTCTGGAGAATTCAATGGCTAA